The nucleotide sequence GCAGCAGCTGGTGGAAGTGCTCAATCGCGTATCGCTCGATCATCTGCGTGACGACATGCTGATCACGCCGGAGCTGTACCAGCGGGCACTGGCACACCTGCCCGGCGACGTTTTGCTGCCCACGCCGGGCGAGGCGCTGAACTGGATGCTGCATGTGGGACTGCTGCCGCGCGCAGAATTCAAGTCCATGGCCCGGCGCATCGAGTCCGGCGGCAGTGATGAGGCAAAGCGCGTGATCCAGCATGCGCAAGGGCGCCAGGATGAACATAAAAAGGCGGTACGCGGCGTGATACTCGATGGCTTGTTTCCCGGTTCGCGCCTGACCTGGGTAATCGTCGCGCCGCTGGCACTGGCCGGCATGGCCTGGTACCTGCTCAGCGGCAATTCTGTGCCCGAGTGCGACTCCACCAACACGATCACCACCGTGACACGCATGCTCAACAAGGCGGCGCCGGAAGGCACGGGCAAAGCAAGCCTGCACGACGTGAAAGAAGCGGGTTACGCCTCGAAACAAAATATCCGTGGCTGCCTGGCCACGATAGCACTCGATGGCGAGAAGATGGACTATGCCTATACCGTCGCGCGCGACGACAGCGGCAGCAAGAGCCGCATCAGCTATGTGGGCGCGCAACCGTTACTGGTCCAGGCGCGCTTTGGCAACATCCAGGATGGCGACTTTGCCCAGCAAGCCAAGCCCCTGGGACGCGAGGCGATGGAAAAAGCGTTTCGCGCCGGCATGGATGGTGCGCGCATCATGCCCCAGCCACGGCAAGCGTTTTCGCTGACGCGATCGATGGAGCGCACGCGCGAAATCGCCGAAATCGAACCGCTGGCGCCATGCAAGGAAATCTCGCCGGGCGTATATTCCTGCCGCCTGCTGATCGAACGCAATGACGCCGTGCTGAGCATGCTCAACGGCGGATCGGCGGTCATGCTGGAAGGCGACTTCACCTTCCAGCGCAGCAGCGAAGAAAGCACCGGCAAGGGCTGGTCGGTGACGCCGCAATTTGCCGGCGAACTGCGCCAGGCCAAAGTAAAAGAGTAAGTCCATGCATATCGAACCACCTCACGCATCGCTGGGCCAGCTGCACCAGCTTGGCCTGATCACCGCACAGGAACTGGACGAGGCCAATTCGGAACGCAATGCCGCCGCCCATGAGCGCCTGCACCCGCCCGAGGATCCGGTCGACATGCCGGAACTGGCGCAGGACGCCGATCTGGTCAGCACCCTGGGCTGGCTGCTGCTCACCGATCTGCTGCCCAAAAATGACTTCGACAAGCGCGTGGCCAGACTGCCACCCCGGCAACAGGCGCTGGCAGCTGAGGGGGTGCGGCACTACAACCGCCGCGAGGTCGACGCCCTGTACGAACTCGATTTGCTGAACCAGTTCCAGCGCGATGCGGCACACGCGGCGGTGCCAGCCGACCGCATGTTCTATTCAGCATGGATCGCCATGCGCTGGCTGGTGGTCAACGGCGTCCTGCCGACGCCGCAGTTCGAGGCGCTCGAAGAGCGGGTGCGCACACACGGCAGCGAACTGGCGCGCGAAATCATGCAAGCGGCCAGGCTGCGGCACGGCCACGACATTATTCCTTACAAGCGCCCGCCGGCATGGAAAGGCGCCTTGATCGTGCTGGGCATGATACTGGTGATGTCGGTGATTTACGGCGCCGTCACAGGATGGCTAGCATGAGCAGCGATCCGCGCCTCAAGCCGCTCGGCGAACTCCAGCATCTGGGCCTGATCAACAGTGACGAATACGACGACACGCTGGCCGAGCTGCAAATCATCGAACTGCAGCGAGCGCACAATGCCGCCGAAGACATCGATGTACCCGAACTGGCGATGACTGCGGACCAGGTCAAGACGCTGGCTTGGCTACTGAGCACGGAACTGGTGCCCGAGGACCGTTTTTTCGAGATGCTGCGCAAGCTGCCCGTCGGTGACCAGCGCCGGCAACTGGCCACCGCAGCGCTGCAGCAGGTGAACCGCGAGGCGGTCGACACGCTGTACGACGAAAACGTGATCAACCAGTGGCAGCGCGACGCTTTTCATGACTGCTTGCCGGACGACTGCCTGACCGCCTCGCCCGTGGCGGCCTTGCGCCATATGCTGAAACAGGGCACCTTGTCGCAGCAGGATTACCAGACGATGCGAACGCGCGTGCGTTCGCATGGCTCGGCACTGGCACGCGTGATCGTCGACGCCGCCGGCAAACCGCCGACCCGGTATGGCCGGCGCGCAGCGCGCGCCTTGCACGTGATGCTGGTGGCGGCCACGCTGGTGATGCTGATGGTCGTGGCGGTTGCGGGGCAGTTGTGGTTCAAGCGCGAGCAGCCAGCGCCGGCCGCGCAGCCGGCCGACACGGTCGAACGCACGGACTTGCAGCAGCGCGCCGCGGACGTCGTCGAAGGTGCCCGCCAGCCGGGCGCGGATGCGCCCCAGTTCGAGGTGCAGCTGATACAGGGCAAGGCGCCGCCAACCAGGCCCTGAATCCTCGACAGCAAGCCCATCGCCGGTTTTGCTATCACAAAAATCCGTTACAGGGTACAATCCGTCCTTACTTTTTTATTCCGGCCTCGTCGGCCCACGCGATGTCGTCAACTCCCTCTCCTTCGGCCGTCAAGGCGTATTTGCTCGATTTGCAAAGCCGTATCGTGCAGGCGCTCGAAGCGCAGGATGGCAAGCCTTTTCTGACCGATACCTGGCAACGTCCCGAGGGCGGTGGCGGCATTTCGCGGCTGATCGAGGAAGGCAATGTGTTCGAGCGTGGCGGCGTGAATTTTTCGCACGTCACCGGCGCCGCACTGCCGCCATCGGCCGCGGCCGCGCGCCCTGAATTGGGTGGCAAGGCATGGGAAGCAATGGGCGTGTCGCTGGTGCTGCATCCGCGTAATCCCTACGCACCAACGGTGCACATGAACGTGCGCTTTTTCAGCACGGTGAATGCCGATGGCGCCCCCGTATGGTGGTTCGGCGGCGGCATGGACCTGACGCCGTACTACGGCGACGCGGGCGACGTGAAGCACTTTCACCAGGTGTGCCATGATGCGCTGGCGCCGTTTGGCGCGGAGCTGCATCCGAAGTTCAAGCAGTGGTGCGACGATTATTTCTACCTGAAACACCGGCGCGAAGCGCGCGGCGCCGGTGGCATCTTCTTCGACGACTTCAATGCCCTGGGCTTTGACAACAGCTTTGCGATGCTGCGCAGCGCCGGCGATGCCTTCATCGACGCCTATGTGCCGATCCTGGCACGGCGCAAGGACACGCCCTACGGCGAACGCGAACGCGATTTCCAATGCTACCGGCGCGGACGCTATGTCGAGTTCAACCTGGTGTTCGACCGCGGCACCCTGTTCGGGCTGCAATCGGGCGGACGCACCGAGGCGATCCTGATGTCGATGCCGCCCGTGGTCAAGTGGCGTTACGACTGGCACCCGGAAGAGGGCAGTCCCGAAGCGGCGTTGTATACTGACTTCCTCGTGCATCGCGACTGGCTGCAGGCGTGAAGGAAAGTGGTACGGCATGCGTGGCGCTACTCGGTGGCAGCTACGACCCGGTGCATATGGGCCATGTCGCGCTGGGCACGCATTTTTCCTGCCTGCTGCACGCCGATGAACTGCGCGTGATTCCGGCCGGCGCGCCCTGGCAAAAGGGTAACTTGGGCGCCAGCGGCCAGCAGCGCGCCGAGATGGCCAGCCTGGCGTTTGCCGGCCTGCCCCTGCCGGTCGTGGTCGACCGCCAGGAAATCGAGCGCAGCGAACATGGCCAGGCCAGCTACACCATCGATACCTTGCGCCAGGTACGCGCCGAGCTGGGAGCGCGCGCTTCCATCGTTTTCCTGATGGGCGCCGACCAGCTGCAGCGGCTCGCGACTTGGCGCGAATGGCAGCAATTATTTGAATACGCGCATATCTGCGTCGCGGCCCGCCCCGGCTTCGCGCTGAATGACACCGCAGTGCCGCAAGTGGTCGCCGAAGAATTTTCGCGCCGCCTGGGGTCACTGGAAAGCATCCGCAACACGCCGCACGGTCTGACTTATCTGGCACAGGACTTCGCGGTGGATATCTCCGCCACCGAAATACGTGCGGCATTACAACGGGGGAATCGGGCAAACTCGCTTGTTTCCCCGCTAGTGCTAGACTATATTGAACAACACAATTTATACAAAAGCTAAATGGACATCAAAAAACTGCAAACTCTCGTCGTTGACGCCCTTGAAGACGTCAAAGGCCAAGACATCGCCGTATTCGAAACGAGTCACCTGACCAGCCTGTTCGACCGCATCGCGATCGTCTCCGGCACCTCGAACCGTCAAACCAAGGCGCTGGCCGCCTCGGTACGCGACAAGGTCAAGGACGCCGGCGGCCAAATCATCGGCATGGAAGGCGAGGAAACGGGTGAATGGGTGCTCGTCGATCTGGGCGACATGATCGTTCACATCATGCAAGCGCCTATCCGCGCTTACTACCGTCTGGAAGAAATCTGGGGCGACACCCCGGTCAAGCTGGGTGCCGCCAAGCGCGCGCCGAAAAAAGCGGCCGGCGACGAGCCGAAAAAGGTCAGCGGCCATCTGGCAGCGAGCAAGGCCAATGTGGAAGCTTCGCCCGTGATCGAGAAAAAGACACCGGCCAAGAAAGCCACGGCAGCCACCGCCGCCAAGAAAGCCCCGGCGAAAAAAGCCGCCGCTTCCAAAGCCGTCGGCAAGACCGTGAAAGTCGCGCCTACCAAGACCGAAGCAGCTGCAGTGAAAGCCTTGAAAGCACTGCCAGAGAAAAAAGTGCGCGCCCCACGCGCGGCCAAGCCGGCAGCCGACGCGGCACCGGCAAAAACCGTGATCAAGCGTATCAAAAAAGTCGAAGCGTAAGCCTCGATGCAGCTCATCATCGCTGCAGTCGGCCATAAAATGCCGGCCTGGATAGAGACGGGCTTCGCGGAATACGCGAAGCGCATGCCGCCGGAACTGCGCATCGTGCTGAAAGAAATCAAGCCGGTGGAACGTTCCGGCAGCAAGACCGCCGCCACGGCGATGGCGCTGGAACGCGAACGCATCGAAGCCGTCCTTCCCAAGGGCGTGCGCATCATCGCCCTCGACGAACGCGGCAAGGACCTGACCAGCGTCGGCCTGTCGCAGCAATTGATGGCGTGGCAGCAGGATGGCCGTGATACGGCCTTCCTGATCGGCGGCGCCGACGGCCTCGATCCGCAACTCAAGGCGCGTGCCGAAGGCATGCTGCGCATTTCCAGCATGACCCTGCCGCACGGCGTGGTGCGCGTGATCCTTGCCGAGCAGTTGTACCGCGCCTGGTCGATCACGCAAAACCACCCCTATCACCGCGTCTGAACTCCCCATGAAAACGGCTGATCACAAGATCTACCTTGCTTCCAAAAGTCCGCGCCGGCGCGAACTGCTGCGCCAGATCGGCATCGATTTCGAATTGCTGCTGCTGCGCAGCGACGGCCCGCGCGGCGCCGACGTCACCGAGGAAGTCCTCGCTGGCGAATCGGCGCTCGACTATGTCGCCCGCGTGTCGAATGAAAAAGCCGCCTTTGCCTGGGACCTGGTGCGCCGCCGCCACCTGACCCCGCGCCCCGTGCTGGCAGCTGACACCACCGTCACCATCGATGGCGTCATCCTCGGCAAACCGGCCGACCGGGCTGAAGCCGTGGCGATGCTGCAGCAACTGTCGGGCCGCACGCACCAGGTGCTCACCTCGATCGCCGTGCACTACAAGGACTTCGCCGAGCAGCGCACGCAGGTGTCGCAAGTGCGCTTCGGCGCGTTGACGCCCGCCGCCATCGCCGCGTATTGCGCCACGCCAGAACCGTACGACAAGGCCGGCGGCTACGGCATCCAGGGCAGCGCAGCGCTGTTTGTCGAGCATATCGAAGGCAGCCATTCCGGCATCATGGGCCTGCCCCTGTACGAAACTGCACAGTTGCTAAGGCTGGCGGGTTTGCCCCTGCCCTGATCCCGGGTATGATGTCATTCGTTGCCTCCACTTCCCGCCTCCATGAACGAAGACATCCTGATCAATATCACGCCGCAAGAAACGCGCGTCGCCCTCATCCTGCAGGGCGCCGTGCAGGAATTGCACATCGAGCGCACGCTCACGCGCGGCCTGGCTGGCAATGTGTATTCCGGCAAAGTGGTGCGGGTGTTACCAGGAATGCAATCTGCGTTCATCGACATCGGCCTGGAGCGCGCCGCCTTTTTACACGTGGCCGACATCTGGGAAGCGCGCGGCCACGATGGCCAGAACGCGACACCGGCGCCGATCGAAAAAATCCTGTTCGACGGCCAGGTGCTGACGGTTCAGGTGATCAAGGACCCGATCGGCACCAAGGGGGCGCGCCTGTCGACGCAGATTTCCATCGCCGGGCGCATGCTGGTGTACCTGCCGCAAGACAAGCACATCGGTATCTCGCAGAAAATCGAAAAGGAAGCGGAGCGCGAGCAATTGCGCGTGCGTCTGCAAAGCCTGCTGCCGCCCGATGAAAAGGGCGGCTACATCGTGCGCACCATGGCCGAGGACGCTTCTGACGCGGACCTGAAGGCGGACGTCGACTACCTGCGCAAGACCTGGAGCACCATCACACACGGCGCGCGCACGCGTCCCGCCACCAGCCTGCTGCACCAGGACTTGAGCCTGGCGCAGCGCGTGCTGCGCGACTTCGTCGGCGATGAAACGGCCACCATCCAGGTCGACTCGCGCGAAAATTATGTGAAATTACGCGAATTCGCGGAAATCTACACACCCAGCGAACTGACGCGTTTGCAGCACTACACGGGCGAGCGCCCCCTATTCGATTTATATGGCGTGGAAGAAGAAATCCTGCGCGCGCTGGGGCGCAGAGTCGACCTGAAATCGGGCGGCTACCTGATCGTCGACCAGACGGAAGCGATGACCACCATTGACGTCAACACGGGTGGCTTTGTGGGCGGGCGCAATTTTGCCGACACCATCTTCAAGACCAACCTGGAAGCAGCGCACGCCATCGCGCGCCAGCTGCGCCTGCGCAACCTGGGCGGCATCATCATCCTCGACTTCATCGACATGGACAACGCCGAGCACCGCAACGCCGTGCTGGCCGAGCTGAAACGCACACTGTCGCGCGACCGCACCAAGGTGTCGGTGAGCAATTTCTCGCCGCTGGGCCTGGTGGAAATGACGCGCAAGCGCACGCGCGAGTCGCTGGCCCACATCCTGTGCGAACCGTGCCCAGCCTGCGCCGGCAAGGGTCAAGTCAAGACCTCTCGCACGATCTGCTATGAAATCCTGCGCGAACTGTTGCGCGAGGCAAAACAGTTCAACCCGCGCGAGTTCCGCATCCTCGCGTCACAGGAAGTGGTCGATCTATTCCTGGAGGAAGAATCGCAGCACCTGGCCATGCTGGGCGACTTCATCGGCAAGAAGATTTCGCTGCAGGTGGAAAACGCCTACCACCAGGAGCAGTACGACGTCATTTTGATGTAGTCATGCCCGGCACTGCTTCCTTCTGGCGCGACCCGTTTTTACCCCATGTGGAGAGCCGGCGCGCCTGCCACAGCCGGGCGTGCTACAAGCCCCACAGCCATCCCACATTTTCCATCGGCGCCGTCGACGCGGGCGCCAGCGTATTCACGGGCAGCCATGGCCGCCAGAGCGCTCTCAGCGCCGGCAGCCTGGTGCTGGTACCAGCCGGCTGCGTACACGCCTGCAATCCCCTGCCTGACACCCTCTGGAGCTACCAGATGCTGCATCTCGATGCAGTATGGCTACAGGGCAAGGTGCCGCAGCTGTGCATGGACAACGCCAGCGTGCTGCATGCTCCCGTCCTGTACGCGCAATTCTGCAGCATGAATGCGCTGCTGTTTTCCAGCGCCGGCACGCACGCGAAAAACGCCGCACTGCTGGCATTCCTGCACGCTTGCGTCAACGCCAGCGAGACGACGCCCCTTCCCTCCGGGATGGCAGTCATACCTGCACAGCTGCGCCCCGTCCTGCAGCGACTCCAGGGGCAGCCGCCGGCCAGCCTGGAACACCTGTCGCAACTGGCTGGCATGAGCCGCTACCAGCTGATCCGCGCCTTCCGTGCCGCCACCGGCATGACGCCGCATG is from Janthinobacterium sp. 61 and encodes:
- the hemF gene encoding oxygen-dependent coproporphyrinogen oxidase, whose amino-acid sequence is MSSTPSPSAVKAYLLDLQSRIVQALEAQDGKPFLTDTWQRPEGGGGISRLIEEGNVFERGGVNFSHVTGAALPPSAAAARPELGGKAWEAMGVSLVLHPRNPYAPTVHMNVRFFSTVNADGAPVWWFGGGMDLTPYYGDAGDVKHFHQVCHDALAPFGAELHPKFKQWCDDYFYLKHRREARGAGGIFFDDFNALGFDNSFAMLRSAGDAFIDAYVPILARRKDTPYGERERDFQCYRRGRYVEFNLVFDRGTLFGLQSGGRTEAILMSMPPVVKWRYDWHPEEGSPEAALYTDFLVHRDWLQA
- the nadD gene encoding nicotinate (nicotinamide) nucleotide adenylyltransferase translates to MALLGGSYDPVHMGHVALGTHFSCLLHADELRVIPAGAPWQKGNLGASGQQRAEMASLAFAGLPLPVVVDRQEIERSEHGQASYTIDTLRQVRAELGARASIVFLMGADQLQRLATWREWQQLFEYAHICVAARPGFALNDTAVPQVVAEEFSRRLGSLESIRNTPHGLTYLAQDFAVDISATEIRAALQRGNRANSLVSPLVLDYIEQHNLYKS
- the rsfS gene encoding ribosome silencing factor, whose amino-acid sequence is MDIKKLQTLVVDALEDVKGQDIAVFETSHLTSLFDRIAIVSGTSNRQTKALAASVRDKVKDAGGQIIGMEGEETGEWVLVDLGDMIVHIMQAPIRAYYRLEEIWGDTPVKLGAAKRAPKKAAGDEPKKVSGHLAASKANVEASPVIEKKTPAKKATAATAAKKAPAKKAAASKAVGKTVKVAPTKTEAAAVKALKALPEKKVRAPRAAKPAADAAPAKTVIKRIKKVEA
- the rlmH gene encoding 23S rRNA (pseudouridine(1915)-N(3))-methyltransferase RlmH, which codes for MQLIIAAVGHKMPAWIETGFAEYAKRMPPELRIVLKEIKPVERSGSKTAATAMALERERIEAVLPKGVRIIALDERGKDLTSVGLSQQLMAWQQDGRDTAFLIGGADGLDPQLKARAEGMLRISSMTLPHGVVRVILAEQLYRAWSITQNHPYHRV
- a CDS encoding nucleoside triphosphate pyrophosphatase; amino-acid sequence: MKTADHKIYLASKSPRRRELLRQIGIDFELLLLRSDGPRGADVTEEVLAGESALDYVARVSNEKAAFAWDLVRRRHLTPRPVLAADTTVTIDGVILGKPADRAEAVAMLQQLSGRTHQVLTSIAVHYKDFAEQRTQVSQVRFGALTPAAIAAYCATPEPYDKAGGYGIQGSAALFVEHIEGSHSGIMGLPLYETAQLLRLAGLPLP
- the rng gene encoding ribonuclease G; translation: MNEDILINITPQETRVALILQGAVQELHIERTLTRGLAGNVYSGKVVRVLPGMQSAFIDIGLERAAFLHVADIWEARGHDGQNATPAPIEKILFDGQVLTVQVIKDPIGTKGARLSTQISIAGRMLVYLPQDKHIGISQKIEKEAEREQLRVRLQSLLPPDEKGGYIVRTMAEDASDADLKADVDYLRKTWSTITHGARTRPATSLLHQDLSLAQRVLRDFVGDETATIQVDSRENYVKLREFAEIYTPSELTRLQHYTGERPLFDLYGVEEEILRALGRRVDLKSGGYLIVDQTEAMTTIDVNTGGFVGGRNFADTIFKTNLEAAHAIARQLRLRNLGGIIILDFIDMDNAEHRNAVLAELKRTLSRDRTKVSVSNFSPLGLVEMTRKRTRESLAHILCEPCPACAGKGQVKTSRTICYEILRELLREAKQFNPREFRILASQEVVDLFLEEESQHLAMLGDFIGKKISLQVENAYHQEQYDVILM
- a CDS encoding AraC family transcriptional regulator, which codes for MPGTASFWRDPFLPHVESRRACHSRACYKPHSHPTFSIGAVDAGASVFTGSHGRQSALSAGSLVLVPAGCVHACNPLPDTLWSYQMLHLDAVWLQGKVPQLCMDNASVLHAPVLYAQFCSMNALLFSSAGTHAKNAALLAFLHACVNASETTPLPSGMAVIPAQLRPVLQRLQGQPPASLEHLSQLAGMSRYQLIRAFRAATGMTPHAYQLNLSVNRARHRLHAGVALADIACELGFADQSHLQRVFKAHAGTTPGRYRG